In Synechococcus sp. CC9616, the following are encoded in one genomic region:
- a CDS encoding cyclopropane-fatty-acyl-phospholipid synthase family protein translates to MSNFLEASKELHKKNSSFGKASEYNTKGSMKHELTIPLAVAAAHQVQPIQHILDHGCGKGGLVNAINEDTSVPAKAYGYDPAVTEFSQLPDHPFDIITSIDVLEHVGRENIGETLKEIKTLDPAFFFFCIDLLPASKKTSDKRNAHFLVAPSDWWAQQIKSYFKIVTAIEVGEMPDQSNYPIHLFGCATNSIKNFDAMTTFLRNVRVANKNWIWNPTQGGATLR, encoded by the coding sequence ATGAGTAACTTCCTTGAAGCCTCCAAAGAATTACACAAAAAAAATTCTTCTTTTGGAAAAGCATCAGAATACAACACAAAAGGATCAATGAAACATGAGCTAACTATTCCACTAGCCGTCGCTGCCGCCCATCAAGTCCAACCGATCCAACATATTCTTGATCATGGATGCGGAAAAGGAGGACTTGTCAATGCCATCAATGAAGATACATCAGTTCCCGCGAAAGCCTATGGCTACGATCCTGCAGTCACGGAATTTTCGCAACTCCCCGATCATCCATTTGACATCATTACATCAATTGACGTACTCGAACATGTTGGCAGAGAAAACATTGGCGAAACTCTCAAAGAAATAAAAACACTTGACCCAGCCTTTTTTTTCTTTTGCATTGACTTACTTCCTGCCTCAAAAAAAACATCTGATAAAAGAAATGCACATTTTTTAGTTGCTCCATCAGACTGGTGGGCTCAACAAATTAAATCATATTTTAAGATCGTTACCGCCATAGAAGTTGGAGAAATGCCTGATCAGTCAAATTACCCTATCCATCTTTTTGGGTGCGCAACAAATTCCATCAAGAATTTTGATGCAATGACCACATTTCTACGGAACGTGCGAGTAGCTAACAAAAATTGGATTTGGAATCCCACCCAAGGGGGAGCAACTCTTCGCTAA
- a CDS encoding alpha/beta fold hydrolase codes for MKPARQFLWQWQDWTVGWSLSQPQIDSELAVLLIHGFGANTGHWRFNQPVLGKLAPTYAIDLLGFGRSDQPRARLKDEAIEPGAVHYGFDLWGQQVADFCKEVIEKPVLLVGNSIGGVVALQAAQMLLEGPSKISCKGVVLIDCAQRLMDDKQLATQPAWMALIRPLLKTLVRQRWLSTALFRNAARPGVIRQVLKQAYPSGNNIDDTLVELLYEPTRREGAAEAFRGFINLFDDVLAPDLMRDLEISVDLIWGEKDPWEPLVEAEHWNNNISCVRSLEVILGAGHCPHDENPQKLNELLLGKIKQV; via the coding sequence ATGAAGCCAGCAAGACAATTCCTGTGGCAGTGGCAGGACTGGACAGTTGGCTGGTCTTTGAGCCAGCCCCAAATCGATTCCGAGTTGGCGGTGCTGCTCATCCATGGCTTCGGAGCGAACACGGGCCACTGGCGCTTCAACCAACCTGTGCTGGGCAAACTGGCTCCCACCTACGCCATCGATTTGCTGGGCTTCGGCCGCAGTGATCAACCCAGGGCACGCCTGAAGGATGAAGCGATCGAACCAGGCGCCGTGCACTACGGCTTTGATCTCTGGGGCCAGCAGGTGGCAGACTTCTGCAAGGAGGTCATCGAAAAACCCGTCTTGCTGGTCGGCAATTCGATCGGCGGCGTTGTGGCCCTGCAAGCAGCTCAGATGCTGCTGGAGGGTCCAAGCAAGATCTCCTGCAAAGGTGTCGTGCTGATTGATTGCGCTCAGCGCTTGATGGATGACAAGCAACTGGCCACACAACCCGCATGGATGGCTTTGATCAGGCCGCTACTTAAAACCTTGGTGCGGCAGCGCTGGTTAAGTACGGCCCTGTTCCGCAATGCCGCACGGCCTGGCGTGATCAGGCAGGTGCTGAAACAGGCCTACCCCAGCGGCAACAACATCGACGACACGTTAGTGGAATTGCTTTACGAGCCGACTCGCCGTGAAGGAGCAGCAGAGGCATTTCGCGGCTTCATCAACCTTTTCGACGATGTGCTGGCTCCGGACCTAATGAGAGATCTGGAGATATCTGTCGACCTTATCTGGGGCGAGAAGGATCCATGGGAGCCTTTAGTGGAAGCAGAACATTGGAATAACAACATCAGCTGCGTGCGCTCGCTCGAAGTTATCCTAGGAGCTGGACACTGCCCCCATGACGAGAACCCTCAGAAGCTAAATGAGCTTCTTCTTGGTAAGATTAAACAAGTTTAA
- a CDS encoding efflux RND transporter permease subunit has product MSFSDNFIKRPVLTTVCSILIVLVGVIAIPTLPIANLPNIANPLIQVSAVYGGANAEVTEQAVTNPLEQQINGVPGMSYITSNSDMLGNSTVSVYFDQTTDIDIDQVNVQNRVSLAMPQLPEQVSATGVSVEQSTPSILLAYEVGSSEGQFDAGYLNGLIYDQLYYPLSRINGVATVTVYGGANPAFWLFVDPDKLAANGLTSEDVTSAVQAQNSIAVGGLVGGPPAAGNQAYTYPILVENNGNLTSIDDFNNLILNRSATGNLLKLSDVGEVRYGTNTYSVQAIDKNNHPSLTIGVFQTPSSNALDVSDAVVKQMEQFASTAPPGVTVNQIYDIGEFIEASVDGVIDALGLAIVLVLIILFVFLQNWRATLVPSLAIPISLVGTFAFLKVFGFSINQLTLLGLVLATGLVVDDAIVVIEAVSSNIEKGMKPREAALECMGELFGALLATALVLMAVFVPVAFYPGGIGIIYQQFALTIAFSIAISAFNALTFSPMLSGLILPKQKPKEPRGFSWIVIGVIVGLAFGHFSADSFGSWTYILGLVVGALAGANLGLIFRVFNAGFARLQSFYATLLKILIKARLLILAGLAAGIALTMFAFGALPTAFIPDEDQGYGLGIYQLQNGASLNETKEFASAIAKVLGEEPELENAAIISGSGFNGSSPDQGLFFFGLKPLSERKQASQSAEAIIKSLNEKLVGLSDGMAVAIGPPAVPGFSPQGGFYFQFNDLSNGAYSFNQLSDMAGELIKEANASGDFQKVYSQFNPSSPAVGLSIDRDVMGALNVDYQEAMDTIAALAGSNYTGLTYEAGEVRNIYLQGAPDQRETIEDVLGYYVRSRDGELVQVSQFATADLSSAPPTINHYNLSRSVLVQGGPAAGKSSGQALSSIQKLFESLNFNNIDYAFTGLAALQLSAGSASVLVFGLGVLIVYLVLSAQYESYVTPVIILATVPLAMLGALTFLAIRSIDLNIYAQVGLVTLIGLAAKNGILIVEVAEQKLKQGMNASEAVVASAESRLRPILMTAIAALAGFLPLVVANGAGANSQQSLGTVIFGGLVVATVLSLGVVPPFYVLVKNLEDRLFGGGRPALDEPATDQPAGNLSTGA; this is encoded by the coding sequence ATGTCCTTTTCCGACAACTTCATCAAGCGCCCGGTTCTGACGACCGTTTGCAGCATCCTGATCGTGCTGGTGGGTGTGATCGCCATCCCGACCCTGCCGATCGCGAACCTGCCCAACATCGCCAACCCCCTGATTCAGGTCTCGGCGGTCTACGGCGGTGCGAATGCCGAAGTCACCGAACAGGCGGTCACCAATCCCCTGGAACAGCAGATCAATGGTGTTCCGGGGATGAGTTACATCACCTCCAACAGCGACATGTTGGGGAACAGCACGGTCAGCGTCTACTTCGACCAGACCACCGACATCGATATCGACCAGGTGAATGTGCAGAACCGGGTTTCCCTGGCAATGCCACAGCTGCCGGAACAGGTCTCTGCCACCGGTGTGTCGGTGGAGCAGAGCACACCCTCGATTCTGCTCGCCTACGAAGTGGGATCCAGCGAGGGCCAGTTTGATGCGGGTTATCTCAATGGTCTGATCTACGACCAGCTCTATTACCCGCTCTCACGCATCAATGGCGTCGCCACCGTGACGGTGTATGGCGGCGCCAACCCGGCGTTCTGGCTGTTCGTTGACCCCGACAAACTCGCCGCCAACGGCCTCACCTCGGAAGACGTGACCTCGGCCGTGCAAGCCCAGAACAGCATCGCCGTCGGAGGCCTTGTCGGCGGGCCACCAGCCGCAGGAAATCAGGCCTACACCTACCCGATCCTGGTGGAGAACAACGGGAATCTCACCTCGATCGACGATTTCAACAACCTGATCCTCAACCGCTCAGCAACGGGCAATCTGTTGAAGCTCAGCGATGTAGGTGAGGTGCGCTACGGCACCAACACCTACTCCGTTCAGGCGATCGACAAAAACAATCACCCCTCTCTGACCATCGGGGTGTTCCAAACGCCGAGCAGCAATGCCCTGGACGTGTCCGATGCCGTGGTGAAGCAGATGGAGCAGTTCGCCTCCACCGCACCGCCCGGCGTCACGGTGAATCAGATCTACGACATCGGTGAATTCATCGAAGCATCCGTGGATGGCGTGATCGACGCCCTTGGACTGGCGATCGTGCTCGTTCTGATCATCCTGTTCGTCTTCCTGCAGAACTGGCGCGCCACGTTGGTGCCCAGCCTGGCGATTCCGATCTCCCTGGTGGGAACGTTTGCGTTTCTGAAAGTTTTCGGCTTCTCGATCAACCAGCTCACCCTGCTGGGCCTGGTGCTGGCCACCGGGCTTGTCGTGGACGACGCGATTGTCGTGATCGAAGCCGTCTCCAGCAACATCGAGAAAGGCATGAAGCCCCGAGAGGCAGCTCTGGAGTGCATGGGTGAGCTGTTCGGCGCCCTGCTAGCCACAGCCCTTGTGCTGATGGCGGTGTTCGTGCCGGTGGCCTTCTATCCCGGTGGCATCGGGATCATCTATCAGCAGTTCGCGCTCACGATCGCCTTCTCGATCGCGATTTCAGCCTTCAACGCCCTCACCTTTTCGCCGATGCTGTCGGGCCTAATCCTGCCCAAGCAGAAACCCAAGGAGCCGCGCGGCTTCTCATGGATTGTGATCGGGGTGATCGTGGGACTGGCCTTCGGTCACTTCAGTGCCGATTCCTTCGGGTCCTGGACTTACATCCTCGGCCTGGTTGTCGGTGCCCTGGCCGGCGCCAATCTCGGTCTGATCTTCCGGGTGTTCAACGCCGGATTCGCGCGGCTTCAGTCGTTCTACGCCACGCTTCTGAAGATCCTGATCAAAGCGCGACTGCTGATCCTGGCTGGACTCGCCGCCGGAATCGCCCTCACGATGTTCGCCTTCGGCGCCCTGCCCACGGCCTTCATCCCTGACGAAGACCAGGGGTATGGCCTTGGCATCTACCAGTTGCAGAACGGCGCCTCACTCAACGAAACCAAGGAGTTCGCTTCGGCGATCGCCAAGGTGCTGGGCGAAGAACCGGAGCTGGAAAATGCCGCGATCATCAGCGGATCTGGCTTCAACGGCTCCAGCCCGGACCAGGGACTGTTCTTCTTCGGCCTGAAGCCGCTCTCCGAACGTAAACAAGCCAGCCAAAGCGCCGAAGCGATCATCAAAAGCCTCAACGAAAAACTGGTTGGGCTCAGTGATGGCATGGCCGTCGCCATCGGGCCGCCGGCGGTTCCAGGCTTCTCGCCCCAAGGTGGCTTCTACTTCCAGTTCAACGACCTCAGCAACGGTGCTTACTCGTTCAACCAGCTCTCCGACATGGCGGGTGAACTGATCAAGGAAGCCAACGCCAGCGGCGACTTCCAGAAGGTCTATTCCCAGTTCAATCCAAGTTCACCAGCTGTTGGGCTCTCGATCGATCGGGACGTGATGGGTGCACTCAACGTCGACTATCAGGAAGCGATGGACACGATCGCCGCCCTCGCTGGCAGCAATTACACCGGTCTCACCTATGAAGCCGGCGAGGTCCGCAACATCTACTTGCAGGGAGCGCCGGATCAGCGCGAAACCATCGAAGACGTGCTCGGCTATTACGTCCGGTCCAGGGATGGTGAGCTGGTGCAGGTATCTCAGTTCGCCACAGCAGACCTGAGCAGTGCACCTCCCACCATCAACCACTACAACCTGTCCCGTTCCGTCCTGGTCCAGGGCGGTCCGGCGGCGGGCAAGAGCAGCGGCCAGGCCCTCAGTTCGATTCAGAAACTGTTTGAGTCGCTCAACTTCAACAACATCGACTACGCCTTTACCGGTCTGGCAGCTCTTCAGCTGTCAGCCGGCAGCGCCAGCGTTCTGGTGTTCGGCCTTGGCGTGTTGATCGTGTACCTGGTGCTGTCAGCCCAGTACGAGAGCTATGTGACGCCTGTGATCATCCTGGCCACAGTGCCTCTGGCGATGTTGGGTGCACTCACCTTCCTGGCGATTCGCTCAATCGACCTGAACATCTATGCCCAGGTAGGACTGGTCACGCTCATCGGTCTGGCGGCCAAGAACGGAATCCTGATCGTGGAAGTGGCTGAGCAGAAGCTCAAACAGGGCATGAACGCCAGCGAGGCGGTCGTGGCCTCAGCTGAATCCAGGCTGCGTCCCATCCTGATGACGGCCATCGCAGCCCTCGCGGGCTTCCTTCCCTTGGTGGTGGCCAACGGCGCTGGAGCCAACAGCCAGCAGTCCCTCGGCACCGTGATCTTTGGCGGACTGGTAGTGGCCACGGTGTTGTCCCTTGGGGTGGTGCCGCCGTTTTATGTGTTGGTGAAGAACCTGGAAGACCGGCTGTTCGGTGGCGGCAGACCGGCACTCGACGAGCCAGCGACTGATCAGCCAGCCGGCAATCTGTCAACTGGGGCATGA
- a CDS encoding efflux RND transporter periplasmic adaptor subunit, which produces MTFSFARRTWFLGAALAAALAGCGQESTKQTPLSIQTTKVGNANFAPVVEAIAPLEATANVDLKPSIDGRVVKILARDGDTVKAGQVILVLDNIQERAALDAARSEAVKDRLNAQRYEYLYDQGAVSAKDRDKYIAEAIQSRDEARSDEATLGYKVVRSPIDGVIGNLDMVKVGDYVTTGQTITGIVDNSNLWTLMEIPSSLATTVQKGQPVRLTSQGKPPITANGVVVFISPYYGQEDEAGSAPNTVMVKAQFPNPNGALKAGQYVQTEIVTGNTTSLAVPVQAVMMQAEQPFVYRVIPLSQALPKIKASKSTPDKTKKELEKLPSNTPIVVQTKVELGTLQKNVYPVTSGLKAGDVIAVSNTSMLRSGMPVKVSSAKSTTSAKPTN; this is translated from the coding sequence ATGACCTTCTCATTCGCCCGGCGAACATGGTTTCTTGGTGCAGCACTGGCAGCAGCACTGGCGGGATGCGGCCAGGAATCGACGAAGCAGACCCCCCTCTCGATTCAGACCACCAAGGTGGGCAATGCCAATTTCGCTCCCGTGGTGGAAGCGATTGCCCCCCTCGAAGCCACAGCAAATGTGGATCTCAAGCCATCCATTGATGGCCGCGTGGTGAAGATCCTGGCCAGGGATGGAGACACGGTGAAGGCCGGCCAGGTGATTCTGGTGCTGGACAACATTCAGGAACGGGCAGCTCTTGATGCGGCTCGATCGGAAGCGGTCAAAGACCGCTTAAACGCGCAACGCTACGAATACCTCTACGACCAAGGAGCTGTCTCCGCCAAGGATCGCGACAAATACATCGCCGAAGCGATCCAGTCCCGCGATGAAGCCCGCTCCGATGAGGCCACCCTCGGCTACAAGGTGGTGCGTTCACCGATCGATGGGGTGATCGGCAACCTCGACATGGTGAAGGTGGGAGATTACGTCACCACAGGGCAGACGATCACAGGAATCGTCGATAACTCCAACCTGTGGACCCTGATGGAGATCCCGTCATCCCTGGCCACAACCGTGCAGAAAGGACAGCCCGTCAGGCTGACCTCCCAGGGCAAGCCACCGATCACGGCGAACGGCGTAGTGGTGTTCATCTCGCCTTACTACGGTCAGGAAGACGAAGCCGGCAGCGCCCCCAATACGGTGATGGTGAAGGCGCAGTTTCCCAACCCCAATGGCGCCTTGAAAGCCGGCCAGTACGTGCAGACGGAGATCGTCACCGGCAACACCACGAGCCTGGCCGTTCCCGTTCAGGCCGTGATGATGCAGGCCGAGCAACCCTTCGTCTATCGGGTGATCCCTTTGAGTCAGGCCCTGCCCAAAATCAAGGCCTCCAAGAGCACGCCGGATAAAACAAAGAAGGAGCTCGAGAAGTTGCCCAGCAACACCCCGATCGTGGTGCAGACCAAAGTTGAGCTGGGAACGCTGCAGAAGAACGTCTATCCCGTCACATCAGGCCTGAAGGCCGGTGACGTGATCGCTGTCAGCAACACCTCGATGCTGCGCAGCGGCATGCCGGTGAAGGTGAGCTCAGCCAAGTCGACAACCTCGGCCAAACCGACGAACTGA
- a CDS encoding MoxR family ATPase: protein MLLGKQHQVRLALCCLIAGGHLLIEDRPGMGKSTLAESLARSCALAFKRVSFTSDLLPADLTGLTVFDPATASFRFQPGPIFTQVLLADEINRASPRTQSALLEAMAAGRVSVDGTSHPLPQPFFVIATQNSLDQVGTSPLPEAQLDRFLMRLSLGYPDRAAERDLLMGKTVPTESLVSTLESVQLIDWQQRCSQQHCSQNLIHYVLDLVQATRQCGTGLSPRASQGLLAAAQAWSLFEERPHVTVDDVQIVCAAVVEHRLDRGIPSEPDGGAPLTQALLQQVNALR from the coding sequence GTGCTGCTGGGGAAGCAGCACCAGGTGCGGTTGGCTCTTTGCTGTCTGATCGCGGGGGGGCATCTGTTGATCGAGGACCGACCCGGCATGGGGAAATCGACCCTGGCGGAATCACTCGCCAGGAGTTGTGCACTCGCTTTCAAGCGAGTCAGTTTCACCAGCGATCTGCTGCCGGCTGATCTCACGGGCCTGACGGTGTTTGATCCCGCCACTGCGAGCTTCCGCTTCCAGCCCGGACCGATTTTCACGCAGGTGTTGCTGGCTGATGAAATCAACCGTGCCAGCCCTCGCACCCAGAGTGCCCTGTTGGAGGCGATGGCCGCCGGGCGCGTCAGCGTGGATGGCACCAGCCATCCGCTGCCGCAGCCTTTCTTTGTCATCGCCACGCAAAACAGTCTTGATCAGGTGGGCACCAGCCCCCTTCCGGAAGCCCAGCTGGATCGCTTTCTGATGCGTCTCAGCCTCGGATATCCCGATCGGGCAGCGGAAAGGGACTTGCTGATGGGAAAAACTGTTCCAACCGAGTCGCTGGTGTCGACCTTGGAGTCCGTTCAGCTGATCGACTGGCAGCAGCGCTGTTCTCAGCAGCATTGCTCACAGAACCTGATTCATTACGTGTTGGATCTTGTGCAGGCCACACGCCAGTGCGGCACTGGTCTGTCACCGCGAGCCAGTCAGGGACTGCTGGCCGCGGCTCAGGCCTGGTCGCTGTTTGAGGAGCGTCCCCACGTGACGGTGGATGATGTTCAGATCGTCTGCGCTGCAGTGGTTGAGCACCGTCTCGATCGCGGGATCCCATCAGAGCCTGATGGCGGTGCCCCACTGACGCAGGCGTTGCTTCAGCAGGTGAATGCGCTTCGTTAA
- a CDS encoding DUF58 domain-containing protein, protein MRFVKPPLIRRQSGTQLRLGLRNLFILPTRFGLLWLAAAGLLQLVAIQMRSNGTLLLSFLLLGLMLLAMHLTHDALSGLEMRCGEPSPGFAGQLLAYPLLMTSRLPRQHLQLSFSAAQLHEIAELTTGDHQLEVLWRPSHRGLQRPGALHISTTSPLGLFVCWSRWEPETPQLIYPARVQGPVEFDCPEQGQAGAQEWQDLKPYRPGERLTLVHWGSLAKGRPLQLKQFSDPASQHLMLKPMLGVPWERALEHLADCTWQLHHQGESYGLQLPGLTIEPRRGAAHRDACLAALAVA, encoded by the coding sequence ATGCGCTTCGTTAAGCCGCCGCTGATTCGACGTCAGAGCGGCACACAGCTGCGTCTGGGTCTGCGCAATCTGTTCATTCTTCCAACCCGTTTTGGTCTCCTCTGGCTGGCTGCAGCCGGGCTTCTGCAGCTGGTGGCGATTCAGATGCGCAGCAACGGCACCCTTCTGCTCAGCTTTTTGTTGTTGGGCCTGATGCTGTTGGCGATGCATCTCACCCATGACGCTTTGAGCGGTCTGGAGATGCGTTGTGGCGAGCCATCGCCAGGGTTTGCCGGCCAGTTGTTGGCCTATCCCTTGCTCATGACCAGCCGCCTGCCGCGGCAACACCTGCAGCTGTCCTTTTCAGCTGCCCAGTTGCACGAGATTGCTGAACTCACGACTGGAGATCATCAACTGGAGGTGCTCTGGCGTCCAAGCCATCGCGGACTGCAGCGTCCGGGTGCGCTGCACATTTCAACCACGTCTCCCCTGGGATTGTTTGTCTGCTGGAGTCGCTGGGAGCCTGAAACACCTCAGCTGATCTATCCCGCTCGCGTGCAGGGACCCGTTGAATTCGATTGTCCAGAACAGGGTCAGGCTGGAGCGCAGGAGTGGCAGGACCTGAAGCCCTATCGCCCCGGGGAACGACTGACCCTGGTCCACTGGGGAAGTCTGGCCAAAGGTCGTCCCTTGCAGCTGAAGCAGTTCAGCGATCCAGCGAGTCAGCACCTAATGCTGAAACCCATGTTGGGTGTTCCCTGGGAACGGGCTCTGGAGCATCTCGCCGATTGCACCTGGCAGCTCCATCACCAGGGGGAGAGCTACGGCCTTCAGCTTCCAGGTCTCACAATCGAGCCCAGGCGCGGCGCTGCCCATCGCGATGCCTGTCTGGCGGCGCTGGCTGTGGCATGA
- a CDS encoding transglutaminase domain-containing protein yields the protein MSRILAWCTVPLLLLQCLGLDPSMVLGWVTLAMVLVSSFKLLEARRSVEFRLVGLLQLIAVGLLAAQSPGLLASLLQMLSALLALASLLAVDVVGVSRVRVLLLRSLQLITAALPLALMLFLLLPRIGPLWGSDLGGSARARTGLSPDLDPLGIAELVRTDAPAARLSLGENREPPDDGYWRVLVHSHFDGTRWQRRPSARSERFLDQTLAMSSTAGQQWWTVEPSPSDALPWDGRSRPTSPGLQLDALGELRLRQPPAKQRVYRLQELNDSAPWRQQPATATDLELPPGRQPQLEALAATWRTLPNDQARLAAAEDWFRQQRFTYSLQPGVVRSGSLDEFLFQTQVGFCGHYASAFSALMRAAGVPSRVVSGYRGGRLVRPLSGSPYLDIRQSEAHAWSEVWLDGRGWSRVDPTTWVDRVDASARPWSEGAAAAMSAPWWRWMQWQWWGLDLAWTQWWLGWNQVGQQELLQRLLAWAGDWTGLIVLLGAGVAGASGLWILRWLQRAPAADPLQRSLFLLASLGAVPAPGETFPQLCRRAASLKPELSGLLDAMAQQQQLLAHARLRRSEQRHHSRLWRQLRGTLARRLKAMR from the coding sequence ATGAGCCGAATCCTTGCCTGGTGCACCGTGCCCTTGCTGTTGCTGCAGTGTCTGGGGCTAGATCCCTCGATGGTCCTGGGTTGGGTGACCCTCGCCATGGTGTTGGTGTCCAGTTTCAAGTTGCTGGAGGCTCGTCGATCCGTCGAATTCCGGCTGGTCGGGCTGCTGCAGTTGATCGCCGTGGGATTGCTGGCAGCCCAGTCCCCGGGATTGCTGGCCAGCTTGCTGCAGATGCTCTCGGCATTGTTGGCACTCGCCTCTTTGCTGGCGGTGGACGTGGTTGGCGTATCCCGCGTTCGAGTCCTTTTGCTGCGCAGCCTTCAGCTCATAACCGCGGCTTTGCCGCTGGCTCTGATGCTGTTTTTGCTCTTGCCGCGTATCGGCCCTCTCTGGGGTTCGGATCTTGGCGGTTCCGCTCGAGCGCGCACCGGCCTGTCCCCCGATCTGGATCCCCTCGGCATTGCGGAACTTGTGAGAACGGACGCGCCTGCGGCTCGGCTGAGTTTGGGAGAGAACCGTGAGCCGCCCGACGACGGCTACTGGCGGGTGTTGGTGCATTCCCACTTCGATGGGACGCGTTGGCAACGCCGACCCTCTGCACGTTCCGAACGATTCCTTGACCAGACCCTGGCCATGTCCAGCACGGCTGGACAACAATGGTGGACCGTTGAGCCCAGCCCCAGCGATGCCTTGCCCTGGGATGGCCGTTCCCGACCGACATCGCCAGGTCTGCAGTTGGACGCGCTCGGTGAGTTGCGCCTGCGCCAACCGCCAGCAAAACAAAGGGTCTATCGCTTGCAGGAGCTGAACGATTCCGCGCCCTGGCGGCAGCAGCCTGCGACCGCAACTGATCTGGAGCTGCCACCTGGACGCCAGCCACAGCTTGAGGCTCTTGCCGCAACCTGGCGCACTCTCCCAAACGACCAGGCCCGCCTTGCCGCGGCGGAGGACTGGTTCCGCCAGCAGCGATTCACCTACAGCCTTCAGCCGGGTGTTGTGCGATCCGGATCATTGGATGAGTTCCTGTTTCAGACGCAGGTGGGGTTCTGTGGGCACTACGCCAGCGCCTTCTCCGCTCTGATGCGGGCGGCCGGGGTCCCGTCCCGCGTTGTGAGTGGCTACCGCGGTGGCCGTCTAGTCCGTCCCCTGAGCGGATCGCCTTATCTGGATATCCGTCAGAGCGAGGCCCACGCCTGGAGTGAGGTTTGGCTGGATGGACGGGGTTGGAGTCGGGTGGATCCCACAACCTGGGTCGATCGGGTGGATGCCTCGGCACGTCCCTGGAGCGAGGGAGCCGCTGCCGCCATGTCGGCACCCTGGTGGCGCTGGATGCAGTGGCAGTGGTGGGGCCTTGATCTCGCCTGGACCCAGTGGTGGCTTGGCTGGAATCAGGTTGGCCAGCAAGAGCTGCTGCAGCGCTTGCTGGCTTGGGCCGGTGACTGGACCGGGTTGATCGTGCTGTTGGGGGCCGGCGTAGCTGGCGCCAGCGGTCTGTGGATCCTGCGATGGCTGCAGCGTGCACCAGCTGCGGATCCGTTGCAGCGCAGTCTGTTCTTGCTTGCCAGCCTTGGGGCCGTGCCCGCGCCTGGCGAAACGTTTCCCCAGCTCTGTCGCCGCGCGGCGTCCTTAAAGCCAGAACTCTCTGGTCTGCTGGATGCGATGGCCCAGCAGCAACAGTTGCTTGCCCATGCCCGCCTGCGTCGATCGGAGCAGCGTCATCACAGCCGCCTTTGGCGCCAACTGCGTGGAACGTTGGCCCGTCGTCTCAAGGCGATGCGATGA
- the mutT gene encoding 8-oxo-dGTP diphosphatase MutT, with amino-acid sequence MDQRGSSEHCDPSATAPGLRRTLLAWWDVNGRKDPALKPWMFTKDGRWPEPNEELSVLQCWIAEVMLQQTQLSVVLPYWQRWMEAFPSLEALAAASLQKVRLQWQGLGYYSRARRLHEAAQMVLDQSWPRDLEGWLALPGIGRTTAGGILSSAFNAAEPILDGNVRRVLARLKAHPSPPARDQALFWQVSEALLDRRRPRDFNQALMDLGATVCTPRHPNCRCCPWIGDCAAYAAGDPTRWPVTDDRKPLPFQVIGVGVVLNAGGDVLIDQRLEEGLLGGLWEFPGGKQEEGEAISECIARELREELSIEVRVGEELICIDHAYSHKKLRFVVHLCTWLSGDPQPLASQQVRWVRPSDLADYPFPAANARIIEALLGKFNDSDQAGASRSAA; translated from the coding sequence ATGGACCAACGAGGCAGCTCCGAGCATTGCGATCCCAGCGCGACAGCGCCTGGCCTAAGGCGGACTTTGTTGGCCTGGTGGGACGTCAATGGCCGTAAAGACCCTGCCCTGAAGCCGTGGATGTTCACCAAGGATGGCCGCTGGCCAGAGCCCAACGAAGAACTCTCTGTTCTGCAGTGCTGGATTGCTGAAGTGATGCTGCAGCAAACCCAGCTGTCCGTTGTGCTTCCGTACTGGCAGCGCTGGATGGAGGCGTTCCCCAGCCTTGAGGCCCTGGCCGCGGCGTCATTGCAGAAGGTTCGCCTGCAGTGGCAGGGGCTGGGCTATTACTCCCGGGCGCGTCGCCTGCATGAGGCGGCCCAGATGGTTCTGGATCAGTCGTGGCCGCGTGATCTGGAGGGCTGGCTGGCTTTACCAGGCATTGGCCGCACCACCGCCGGGGGCATCCTGTCCAGTGCCTTTAATGCAGCGGAACCGATCCTGGATGGCAATGTGCGGCGGGTTCTGGCGCGTCTGAAGGCACACCCGTCACCGCCGGCACGGGATCAGGCCCTGTTCTGGCAGGTGAGCGAGGCCTTGCTGGATCGCAGACGTCCGCGCGATTTCAATCAGGCCTTGATGGATCTCGGTGCCACGGTCTGCACGCCTCGCCATCCCAATTGCCGGTGTTGTCCCTGGATCGGCGATTGCGCTGCCTACGCTGCCGGCGATCCGACCCGCTGGCCCGTGACCGACGACCGCAAGCCTCTGCCCTTTCAGGTGATCGGCGTGGGTGTTGTGCTGAATGCTGGGGGTGACGTGTTGATTGATCAACGCCTCGAAGAGGGTTTGTTGGGCGGACTCTGGGAGTTCCCTGGAGGCAAGCAGGAAGAAGGAGAAGCCATCTCGGAGTGCATTGCTCGTGAGCTGCGCGAGGAACTGTCGATTGAGGTCCGCGTCGGGGAGGAGTTGATCTGCATCGACCACGCCTACAGCCACAAAAAGCTGCGCTTTGTGGTGCATCTCTGCACCTGGCTCTCCGGAGATCCGCAACCACTGGCCAGCCAGCAGGTGCGCTGGGTTCGACCGAGCGACCTTGCCGACTACCCCTTTCCAGCTGCCAACGCCAGGATCATCGAGGCTTTGCTTGGCAAGTTCAACGACTCTGACCAGGCTGGAGCAAGTCGCAGCGCGGCCTGA